One window of the Acaryochloris sp. CCMEE 5410 genome contains the following:
- a CDS encoding sigma-70 family RNA polymerase sigma factor, producing the protein MTASLQVSWSRVRVEDSEPHVQIPAAKLGNSELVQLCQAGLRPDRVAFTELLRRYQSHVDRVLYHLAPDWDDRADLAQEVWIRVYRNISRLKEPAKFRGWLSRITTNLFYDELRKRKRHRSPLSLDARLTMEDGDIAWEIASGEPGPDESLATHEFYGQLNDAISELPEAFRTTIVLREIEGLAYEEIAEITGVSLGTVKSRIARARLRLQGQLQNYLKD; encoded by the coding sequence ATGACAGCCAGTCTTCAGGTATCTTGGTCAAGGGTTAGGGTTGAGGATTCAGAACCTCACGTGCAAATACCAGCAGCGAAACTTGGCAACTCTGAGCTGGTGCAACTTTGTCAAGCTGGGTTGCGCCCCGATCGTGTTGCTTTCACAGAACTCCTCAGACGCTACCAGTCTCATGTCGATCGGGTGCTTTATCATCTTGCTCCCGATTGGGATGATCGAGCCGATTTGGCCCAAGAAGTGTGGATACGAGTCTATCGAAATATCAGCCGTCTTAAGGAACCCGCGAAGTTCCGGGGATGGTTGAGTCGGATTACCACCAATTTGTTTTATGACGAGCTTCGCAAGCGTAAGCGCCACCGCAGCCCCCTATCTCTTGATGCACGGCTGACTATGGAAGATGGTGATATTGCCTGGGAGATTGCGTCAGGAGAGCCAGGGCCGGATGAAAGCTTGGCCACCCATGAGTTTTACGGTCAACTCAATGATGCGATCTCAGAACTCCCAGAAGCATTTCGTACCACGATTGTTTTACGGGAAATTGAAGGCTTAGCCTACGAAGAAATTGCCGAAATTACGGGTGTTTCCTTGGGAACGGTCAAATCTCGGATTGCTCGGGCTCGTTTGCGGCTGCAAGGGCAATTGCAAAATTATCTTAAAGATTGA
- a CDS encoding 4-hydroxybenzoate solanesyltransferase, with protein MARLQSKPSTPTWLAVIKLLRWDKPEGRLILMIPALWAIVLAAQGKPSLGLVTIIITGSLATSAAGCVVNDLWDRNIDPQVQRTRKRPLADRTLTIRVGLAVAFTAFACAFGLSQFLNPLSFGLCVAAVPVIICYPLAKRVFPVPQLVLAIAWGFSVLISWSAAVGNLSIGAWLLWAATVLWTLGFDTIYAMPDRPDDRRLGINSSALFFGNYAEAAISFFLVATIICLGVLGYALNLHFGYWISLGLSTYLWWRQIYRLRRKNLVPSAYGQLFRQNVWIGLLLLVGMITGSLLR; from the coding sequence ATGGCCCGCCTTCAGTCCAAACCGTCTACTCCCACCTGGCTCGCAGTCATCAAACTGTTGCGATGGGATAAACCAGAAGGCCGCTTAATCCTAATGATTCCAGCACTGTGGGCCATTGTGCTAGCAGCCCAAGGTAAACCCTCTTTGGGACTCGTTACTATCATTATTACCGGCAGCCTGGCCACCAGTGCTGCCGGTTGTGTTGTAAATGACTTGTGGGATCGGAATATTGATCCCCAAGTTCAACGCACTCGAAAGCGACCTTTAGCCGATCGAACTCTGACCATTCGGGTGGGTTTAGCGGTTGCTTTTACTGCTTTCGCCTGTGCATTTGGACTATCTCAATTCCTCAACCCGCTGAGCTTTGGGTTATGCGTCGCCGCCGTTCCCGTTATTATCTGCTATCCATTAGCCAAGCGAGTTTTTCCAGTCCCACAATTGGTGCTGGCCATTGCTTGGGGCTTTTCGGTACTGATTAGCTGGAGTGCTGCAGTTGGCAATCTCAGCATAGGAGCCTGGCTGCTGTGGGCTGCGACCGTACTTTGGACGTTGGGTTTTGACACCATCTATGCCATGCCTGACCGTCCTGATGATCGGCGGCTGGGCATTAATTCCAGTGCATTATTCTTTGGCAATTATGCCGAAGCTGCCATTTCCTTCTTTTTAGTGGCTACTATCATCTGTTTAGGTGTACTGGGGTACGCCCTCAATCTCCACTTTGGGTATTGGATATCCCTTGGACTCAGCACTTATCTCTGGTGGCGACAAATTTACCGACTCAGGCGTAAAAACCTAGTTCCTAGCGCCTATGGTCAGCTTTTTCGTCAAAACGTCTGGATAGGATTACTCCTATTAGTTGGCATGATCACCGGATCGTTACTGCGCTAG
- a CDS encoding thiazole synthase: MQTIDSSSSAATTEPLQIGHRQFQSRLMTGTGKYDDFETMRRSIAASGCEIVTVAVRRVQTNAPGHQGLAEAVDWNKVWMLPNTAGCQTAEEAVRVARLGREMAKLLGQEDNNFIKLEVIPDSKYLLPDPIGTLEAAEQLVKEGFAVLPYINADPLLAKRLEDVGCATVMPLGSPIGSGQGIKNMANIQIIIENATVPVVVDAGIGSPSEAAQAMEMGADALLINTAIAKAQDPVMMATAMGMATQAGRFAYQSGRIPVKAYASASSPLVGRISS, from the coding sequence ATGCAAACCATTGATTCTTCCTCCTCGGCTGCGACGACTGAACCCCTACAAATCGGTCATCGACAGTTCCAGTCAAGGTTAATGACCGGTACCGGCAAATATGACGATTTTGAAACGATGCGGCGTAGTATTGCGGCCAGTGGTTGCGAAATTGTGACCGTCGCCGTTCGGCGAGTACAAACCAACGCCCCTGGGCATCAAGGCTTAGCTGAAGCCGTGGATTGGAACAAGGTATGGATGCTCCCAAATACCGCTGGTTGCCAAACAGCAGAAGAGGCCGTTCGGGTCGCCCGGCTCGGTCGAGAAATGGCCAAGCTGTTAGGTCAAGAAGATAATAACTTTATCAAGCTAGAGGTGATCCCAGACTCTAAGTACTTGCTACCTGATCCCATCGGTACCTTGGAGGCGGCTGAACAATTGGTTAAAGAGGGGTTCGCTGTTCTTCCCTATATCAATGCCGATCCCCTGTTAGCTAAGCGCCTAGAAGATGTCGGCTGTGCTACTGTCATGCCCCTAGGATCTCCCATAGGATCGGGGCAAGGGATCAAAAATATGGCCAATATTCAGATCATTATTGAGAATGCCACAGTACCAGTCGTCGTAGACGCTGGCATCGGTTCTCCCAGTGAAGCAGCCCAAGCCATGGAGATGGGAGCTGATGCATTACTAATCAATACTGCCATTGCCAAAGCTCAAGACCCGGTGATGATGGCAACTGCCATGGGCATGGCCACCCAAGCAGGACGATTCGCCTACCAATCGGGACGCATTCCAGTCAAAGCCTATGCCAGTGCCAGTTCTCCCTTGGTAGGTCGAATTTCTAGTTAG
- the psb34 gene encoding photosystem II assembly protein Psb34 — MPYTTEDRGLVNNFAVEPKSYAAEPASDKKKTLNMALTVGGVLLVVGLCAFAATLS, encoded by the coding sequence ATGCCTTATACCACTGAAGACCGGGGTCTCGTCAATAATTTTGCCGTCGAGCCCAAATCCTATGCAGCCGAGCCTGCATCCGATAAAAAGAAAACACTGAATATGGCGTTGACAGTCGGTGGTGTTCTTCTAGTGGTTGGTCTTTGTGCCTTTGCTGCCACGCTGTCTTAA
- a CDS encoding anti-sigma factor gives MDDIKTIEFDRFELLSAYLDDEASAAERKQVEAWLATDPEFSQCYQQLLQLQRGFQSTPAPTSTPVEQTAEAVFSQVERKPKLALWATVGTAAAVSVAAITGLFSGGGSLIPQTAQNSENAENATVAINSQSDNLKPSDLLIAIEQSPVDIPVAINLSDTEAR, from the coding sequence ATGGATGACATTAAAACAATAGAATTTGATCGGTTTGAGCTACTGAGTGCCTATCTGGACGACGAGGCCTCCGCTGCTGAGCGGAAGCAAGTGGAAGCTTGGCTAGCAACTGACCCTGAATTTAGTCAGTGCTATCAGCAACTTCTGCAACTCCAGCGTGGCTTTCAGTCTACCCCTGCGCCTACCTCTACGCCAGTGGAACAGACGGCAGAAGCTGTGTTTTCCCAAGTAGAGCGCAAGCCAAAATTAGCCTTGTGGGCAACGGTAGGTACGGCAGCTGCAGTGTCCGTCGCAGCGATTACGGGCCTTTTCTCTGGTGGAGGATCGTTGATCCCCCAAACGGCTCAGAATTCTGAGAATGCCGAGAATGCTACTGTGGCCATTAACTCTCAGTCGGATAACTTGAAGCCTTCCGATTTACTGATTGCCATTGAACAATCTCCCGTTGATATTCCAGTGGCGATTAACCTCTCAGATACAGAGGCGCGGTAG
- a CDS encoding DUF6439 family protein, with amino-acid sequence MSSDSPTQSSKLSTSTEVTLETARKLVEQLTITSGDWHRLKGNRRARALEQAATAIVFLLNDQSEEGLLRLQQAVGWLDRSISAPPCPTHGHGSQNTSKAPQA; translated from the coding sequence ATGTCATCCGACTCTCCCACTCAGTCTTCTAAGCTATCCACCTCAACAGAGGTTACCCTCGAAACTGCTCGCAAACTGGTAGAACAGTTAACTATTACCTCTGGGGATTGGCATCGCCTCAAAGGTAACCGTCGGGCTCGAGCATTAGAGCAGGCTGCTACTGCGATTGTATTTCTCCTTAATGATCAGTCTGAAGAAGGCTTACTGCGCTTACAGCAAGCCGTAGGTTGGCTGGATCGATCCATTAGTGCACCGCCTTGTCCCACCCATGGACATGGTTCACAGAACACCTCTAAAGCTCCCCAGGCTTAG